GAAGATATATGAGTGAATACAGAAAAATAAGAGAAAAAGTATCATTTCTGGAGCTCTGTAAAACTCCTGAACTGGCATGTGAAGTTACGCTGCAGCCTCTGAAAGCTTTCAAACTTGATGCAGCAATCCTTTTTTCCGACATCCTCGTGCCGATTGAACCGATGGGTGTTGACCTTGAGTTCACTCCGGCACCGGTAATAGCAAATCCTGTAAGAAATTCTCAGAATGTTCAACGTTTAAAACCCGTTGACCCGGAGGAAGAACTTCCGTTTGTCCTTGAAGCGGTGAGACTTATTAAGGATAATATAAACGTACCGCTTATTGGCTTTGCAGGAGCACCGTTTACTCTTGCATGTTATATGGTGGAAGGGAGCGGATCGAAGAATTTTCTGGAAATAAAAACACTCATGCACAAAAATCCCGATGCCTTTTTTGAGCTTATGGAAAAAATTACAGAAAGTACTTACAGGTATTTACAGGCACAAATAAATAACGGTTGCAGCATAGTACAGGTTTTTGATACATGGGCAGGGATTCTTTCTCCGTCTGACTATAAAACATTCGTCTATCCTTTTGTTGAGAAACTTGTAAACAAGCTGGAAAATGCTCATGTGATTTATTTTGCAAAAGACAGCGCTACATTTTATAAAGATATTAAGAAGCTTAACTGTTCAGGACTTGGAGTGGACTGGAAAATAGCTCTCAACGATGCTGCAGATATTCTGGATAACAAATTTGTGCTGCAGGGAAATCTTGATCCGGCAGTTCTTTTTGCAGATCAGAAAACAATTGCAGATGAGATTGACAGAATTATCTCGGAGGCAAAAGATATAAAAGGTCATATTTTTAACCTCGGTCACGGTATTCTGCCTAAAACCCCTGTTGAAAATGTAAAGTTTATGGTGGATTACGTAAAGGAAAAGACAGCCGATGCATGATCTTCTGTTTGCTATGTACATGGGAGGCCCTGACAGTATACAGTCTATACAGCCGTTCCTGTATAATCTTTTTACAGATAGAGATATAATTAATTTTAAAATCGGCAGGATACCTCAGCAGTGGCTTGCAAAAATAATATCAACAAAAAGAAGTAGAAAAATTGCTCCTGAATACGAAAAAATGGGAGGGGGATCCCCACAACTGAAGTATATGCAATCGCTGCTGGAAAAAACTGAGTTTATATACCATGAAAAATACGGCAGAAGCCTGGATACAAGGATAGGGATGTGTTATTACCATCCTTACATTCAGGACACGCTTAAAAGCATCGATCCTGAAGAATATGACCACATTTACGTTATCAGTATGTATCCCCATTACTCATATACAACAAGCGGTGCCTGTTTTAAACGTTTTTATGCGAATATGAACATGAGACCTTTTGAAAGGTTCAAAGCAATTACCCACTGGCATTTGAATGAATCCTATAATAATTGTCTTTTGAAAAGAATAAAAAGTGCTGCTGAAAGATTAGAAGTGGACATTAATGATGCTTATATTCTCTTTTCAGCCCATTCTCTGCCTGAATATACACTCAGGGAAGGTGACTATTATGCCCGCCACATTGATGAACAGATAAAGCTTTTAACAGACAGACTGTCACATTCCAACTATTCTCTGGCCTATCAAAGCAGAACGGGGCCAATGAAATGGCTGGGGCCGGAAACCCGGGACGTTTTAAAAAATTTGGTGGCTAAAGGTGTTGATAACATAATAGTTGTGCCCATTTCCTTTGTCTCGGATCATATAGAAACTCTGATTGAACTGGACGATCAGTATATAAAGGAAGCTAAAGCAAGCGGGGCAAATATAATCCGCTCAGAAAGCTTAAACGATAGTGATGATTTTGCGGAAGCTGTAATCGACATAATTTTGGACGAATAATGGAAAAAGTTAAAACATTTTTCAGTATGATAAAAATTGAGCACTCTCTTTTTGCTCTCCCTTTTGCATTTACCGGAGCACTCCTGGCTGCTGAAGGAATTCCGTCGCTCTGGAAAATATTCTGGATTTTTGTTGCTATGGTAAATGCCAGAACTATAGCAATGGGACTGAACAGAGTTGTAGATGCAGAGATAGATTCAAAAAATCCGAGAACAGCAGACCGTGAGATCCCTGCAGGTAAAATTTCCAAAAAGAAGGCATTGCTGTATATCGTGCTTTCATTATTCATTTATGAAGTTGCCACATATCAGTTGAATATGCTGTGTTTTATTTTATCCCCCGTTCCCCTTATAGTTTTTGTCGTATATTCTTACTCAAAAAGGTTTACTTCACTTTGCCATATTATACTGGGTGTTGCTCTTGGTTTGGCGCCTATCGGGGCATGGGTTGCAATAAAAGGAACGGTAAACCTGGGTATAGTACTACTTGGTATTGCCGTGCTGCTATGGGTGGCAGGATTTGATATCATATATGCTCTGCAGGATCTTGACTTTGACAAAAATTACGGATTATTTTCAGTTCCTGCAAAATTAGGAATAAAAAACTCCATTCTTATATCCAGGCTGTTTCATTTGACAGCATTTATAATATTTGCTTATTTAAAAGTCTACTTTGGTCTTGGCATTCTTTACATAGCCGGTGTTATTCTTTGCGGACTTTTTATGCTGTATGAGCATTCATTGATCAAATCTGATGATCTCAGCAGGGTAAATATGGCTTTTTTTAATATAAATGCATATATTAGCATTACGATATTTGTATTTGTCTTTCTGGATTTTCTTATGAGAGGTATGATTTGAAAAAATTTTTTGTAGGTATTACCGGCGCAAGTGGGGCTTTATACGGATTAAAAACACTGCAGGAGTTGAGCAGGCGGGATTTTGAAGTGAATCTCTGTATTACCCCTGATGGACTTATTAATCTGAATCTTGAGCTCGGCAAAGATTTCAGGTCAACTGATGAATTTATTACAAATTATAAGCTTTCGAATATTATTTCACACGATTATAAAAATTTTGCTGCACCTGTAAGCAGCGGCTCAAACCCGATGGATTACTATATTGTGGTCCCTGCCTCAATGGGATGTGTAGGCAGAATAGCATCAGGAGTCAGTTCAAATCTAATAGAGCGCTGTGCCGATGTTGCCATGAAAGAATCCAAAAAATTAGTGCTTGTAGTAAGAGAAACCCCTTTTAACACTATCCATCTGCGAAACATGCTCTCGCTGTCACAGGCGGGAGTTACTGTGTTGCCGGCTGCTCCGGGTTTTTATCATAAACCAAAAGATATTGATGATATAATAAGCTTTATTGTTGGAAAGATTTTTGATATAATGAATATATCTCATAATTTGTTTGAAAGATGGGATTAAGAAGGGGGGCAGTATGAAAGTGATTTGTACCAATTGCGGAACAGATTTCGATTCAGGCAATAAAAATAAATTTGAATGTTCTCACTGCGGGCAGTTTTATAATCTGAAAGAAAAACCCGATACTTATGACGTTAAGATGCTTAATGGAGTACTCGTTGAAAAAATATCCTTTAATGAATTAAAAAACGGCTTAAAAACCGGCAAATATCTTAAATACGATTATATTTCCGGAGGCAGTTTGCCATGGATGAAGATTACAAACTCGGATTTTGAGGATTTTGTCCCTGATTCCACCACTGTAAAAGGGGGCAAAGGTGCATTAAAATCCTGGATTGTACTTTTTGTTTTTTCTTTTATAGTAAATATGGTTCTTTTGTTTTTTTTGTATCTTCAAAAAGTCAAAATTGATGACTTAATAAGCGGATAAGGAGGTAACATGGATATTGAAAATAAAGACTGGTTTAAGAACACTTTTGAAAAGAGCAAAGAAGGGGTTGTCAAATTTACCAGGATAAGCAGGCTTCGCATTGAAATTGCAAGTATAAAAAAGAAAGCTGACGAGCGTTTCGAATCGCTCGGCAAAAAAGCTTTTCAGCTGATGAAAGACAATGAGATTGATCATGATTTTCTATCGGATGACTATAAATCCCTGGAAAAACTTGATGATAAAC
Above is a genomic segment from Flexistipes sp. containing:
- the hemE gene encoding uroporphyrinogen decarboxylase, with amino-acid sequence MENNRLILDVLEGKDVERTPVWLMRQAGRYMSEYRKIREKVSFLELCKTPELACEVTLQPLKAFKLDAAILFSDILVPIEPMGVDLEFTPAPVIANPVRNSQNVQRLKPVDPEEELPFVLEAVRLIKDNINVPLIGFAGAPFTLACYMVEGSGSKNFLEIKTLMHKNPDAFFELMEKITESTYRYLQAQINNGCSIVQVFDTWAGILSPSDYKTFVYPFVEKLVNKLENAHVIYFAKDSATFYKDIKKLNCSGLGVDWKIALNDAADILDNKFVLQGNLDPAVLFADQKTIADEIDRIISEAKDIKGHIFNLGHGILPKTPVENVKFMVDYVKEKTADA
- the hemH gene encoding ferrochelatase; translation: MHDLLFAMYMGGPDSIQSIQPFLYNLFTDRDIINFKIGRIPQQWLAKIISTKRSRKIAPEYEKMGGGSPQLKYMQSLLEKTEFIYHEKYGRSLDTRIGMCYYHPYIQDTLKSIDPEEYDHIYVISMYPHYSYTTSGACFKRFYANMNMRPFERFKAITHWHLNESYNNCLLKRIKSAAERLEVDINDAYILFSAHSLPEYTLREGDYYARHIDEQIKLLTDRLSHSNYSLAYQSRTGPMKWLGPETRDVLKNLVAKGVDNIIVVPISFVSDHIETLIELDDQYIKEAKASGANIIRSESLNDSDDFAEAVIDIILDE
- a CDS encoding UbiA-like polyprenyltransferase — translated: MEKVKTFFSMIKIEHSLFALPFAFTGALLAAEGIPSLWKIFWIFVAMVNARTIAMGLNRVVDAEIDSKNPRTADREIPAGKISKKKALLYIVLSLFIYEVATYQLNMLCFILSPVPLIVFVVYSYSKRFTSLCHIILGVALGLAPIGAWVAIKGTVNLGIVLLGIAVLLWVAGFDIIYALQDLDFDKNYGLFSVPAKLGIKNSILISRLFHLTAFIIFAYLKVYFGLGILYIAGVILCGLFMLYEHSLIKSDDLSRVNMAFFNINAYISITIFVFVFLDFLMRGMI
- a CDS encoding UbiX family flavin prenyltransferase, with amino-acid sequence MKKFFVGITGASGALYGLKTLQELSRRDFEVNLCITPDGLINLNLELGKDFRSTDEFITNYKLSNIISHDYKNFAAPVSSGSNPMDYYIVVPASMGCVGRIASGVSSNLIERCADVAMKESKKLVLVVRETPFNTIHLRNMLSLSQAGVTVLPAAPGFYHKPKDIDDIISFIVGKIFDIMNISHNLFERWD